A region from the Brassica napus cultivar Da-Ae chromosome C8, Da-Ae, whole genome shotgun sequence genome encodes:
- the LOC106345682 gene encoding putative FBD-associated F-box protein At1g05080, with product MLEPKMEEIDCEDRISALPEELLVTILLLVPIKDAVATMILSKRWRCIWMMLPRLDYNETNDIKDDHDCGGGDDDDDDDDGDGDGDGDGDDGDGDGDGDGDGDGDGDDDDDDDDDERKKSIWWFLDKSLKLYKAPVLEKLLISLGRRCPSDANVGNWVEKAVDRGVVVVKFKLRWSAGPTTLPRSLYTCETLKELTLSNKVLVDFPSSPSCLPSLELLQLFCVAYKDEASLARFLSSCPVLGILIVKRKKSDNLTNFIVKVSSLWMLLYHNTACLQDDTDVVDSDSCLVIDTPALIKFKVDDDSRDYWSIGNMPSLEEAYISVNSLSNFDKFITASSSIMSLDLTFTDEMLVRCSTLRFSRLIKLSVDPSRSDWVEPLLLLLANTPKLEELLVNYEFIYDLEDIPLSWNQPSSIPGCLSSHLKIFEWRYYGHREEEEEFLTYILANSNCLKTATISLKPMLDPELEQDAIIGKLKDIPRVSTSSQLLVN from the exons ATGTTAGAACCCAAAATGGAAGAGATAGATTGTGAAGACAGGATCAGTGCTTTGCCCGAAGAGTTGCTTGTGACAATTTTGTTGCTTGTCCCTATTAAAGATGCAGTAGCTACCATGATTTTGTCCAAAAGATGGCGCTGTATATGGATGATGTTGCCTAGACTTGATTACAATGAAACCAATGATATCAAAGATGATCATGattgtggtggtggtgatgatgatgatgatgatgatgatggtgatggtgatggtgatggtgatggtgatgatggtgatggtgatggtgatggtgatggtgatggtgatggtgatgg tgatgatgatgatgatgatgatgatgatgagagaaAGAAGAGCATTTGGTGGTTTTTGGACAAGTCACTGAAACTTTACAAAGCACCTGTCTTAGAAAAATTGCTTATTAGTCTTGGTCGACGATGTCCTAGTGATGCTAATGTCGGAAATTGGGTTGAAAAGGCTGTTGATCGCGGCGTCGTCGTGGTAAAATTCAAGCTTCGCTGGTCAGCAGGTCCAACCACATTGCCTAGGAGCCTTTACACCTGCGAAACACTCAAAGAACTGACTCTATCTAACAAggttcttgttgatttccctTCTTCCCCTTCCTGCCTCCCGTCACTCGAACTACTTCAACTTTTCTGTGTGGCATATAAAGACGAGGCCTCCCTCGCTAGGTTCTTATCTAGTTGCCCTGTCCTTGGAATATTGATagtgaaaagaaagaagagtgaCAATCTGACGAACTTTATTGTGAAAGTGTCTTCTTTATGGATGTTATTGTATCATAATACAGCTTGTCTGCAAGATGACACTGACGTAGTGGATAGTGATAGTTGTTTGGTTATAGATACTCCGGCATTAATAAAGTTTAAGGTCGATGATGATTCAAGAGACTATTGGTCGATTGGGAATATGCCTTCTCTCGAGGAGGCATATATTAGTGTCAATTCTTTATCTAATTTTGACAAGTTCataacagcttcttcgtcgatCATGTCTCTTGACTTGACTTTTACCGATGAAATG CTTGTGCGTTGTAGCACCCTAAGATTTTCTCGACTTATAAAGTTATCTGTAGATCCAAGTAGATCCGACTGGGTGGAACCACTCTTACTTCTACTAGCAAATACTCCAAAACTTGAAGAACTTTTGGTAAATTAT GAATTTATCTATGACCTCGAGGATATCCCACTTTCATGGAATCAACCAAGTTCTATTCCTGGATGCTTGTCGTCAcatctaaaaatatttgaatggaGATACTATGGAcacagagaagaagaggaagaattCTTGACATACATCCTAGCCAATTCTAATTGTTTAAAGACTGCGACAATCTCCCTCAAACCCATGTTAGATCCTGAACTAGAGCAAGATGCTATCATCGGAAAGTTGAAAGATATTCCTAGGGTTTCAACATCATCTCAACTTTTGGtcaattga
- the LOC106345681 gene encoding putative FBD-associated F-box protein At1g05080: MLEPKIEEIDCEDRISALPEELLVTILLLVPIKDAVATMILSKKWRCIWMMLPRLDYNETNDIKDDHDCGGGDDDDDDDDGDGDGDGDDDDDDDDGDGDGDGDGDDDGDDDGDGGDDDDDGDDDDDDDDDDDDDDDERKKSIWWFLDKSLKLHKAPVLEKLLISLGRRCPSDANVGNWVEKAVDRGVVVVKFKLRWSAGPTTLPRSLYTCETLKELTLSNKVLVDFPSSPSCLPSLELLQLFCVAYKDEASLARFLSSCPILGILIVKRKKSDNLTNFIVKVSSLWMLLYHNTACLQDDTDVVDSDSCLVIDTPALIKFKVDDDSRDSWSIRNMPSLEEAYISVNSLSNFDKFITASSSILSLDLTFTDEMLVRCSTLRFSRLIKLSVDPSRSDWVEPLLLLLANTPKLEELLVNYEFIYDLEDIPLSWNQPSSIPGCLSSHLKIFEWRYYGHREEEEEFLTYILANSKCLKTATISLKPMLDPELEQDAIIGKLKDIPRVSTSSQLLVN; the protein is encoded by the exons ATGTTAGAACCCAAAATTGAAGAGATAGATTGTGAAGACAGGATCAGTGCTTTGCCCGAAGAGTTGCTTGTGACAATTTTGTTGCTTGTCCCGATTAAAGATGCAGTAGCCACCATGATTTTGTCCAAAAAATGGCGCTGTATATGGATGATGTTGCCTAGACTTGATTACAATGAAACCAATGATATCAAAGATGATCATGattgtggtggtggtgatgatgatgatgatgatgatgatggtgatggtgatggtgatggtgatgatgatgatgatgatgatgatggtgatggtgatggtgatggtgatggtgatgatgatggtgatgatgatggtgatggtggtgatgatgatgatgatggtgatgatgatgatgatgatgatgatgatgatgatgatgatgatgatgagagaaAGAAGAGCATTTGGTGGTTTTTGGACAAGTCACTGAAACTTCACAAAGCACCTGTCTTAGAAAAATTGCTTATTAGTCTTGGTCGACGATGTCCTAGTGATGCTAATGTCGGAAATTGGGTTGAAAAGGCTGTTGATCGCGGCGTCGTCGTGGTAAAATTCAAGCTTCGCTGGTCAGCAGGTCCAACCACATTGCCTAGGAGCCTTTACACCTGCGAAACACTCAAAGAACTGACTCTATCTAACAAggttcttgttgatttccctTCTTCCCCTTCCTGCCTCCCGTCACTCGAACTACTTCAACTTTTCTGTGTGGCATATAAAGACGAGGCTTCTCTCGCTAGGTTCTTATCTAGTTGCCCTATCCTTGGAATATTGATagtgaaaagaaagaagagtgaCAATCTGACGAACTTTATTGTGAAAGTGTCTTCTTTATGGATGTTATTGTATCATAATACAGCTTGTCTGCAAGATGACACTGACGTAGTGGATAGTGATAGTTGTTTGGTTATAGATACTCCGGCATTAATAAAGTTTAAGGTCGATGATGATTCAAGAGACTCTTGGTCGATTAGGAATATGCCTTCTCTCGAGGAGGCATATATTAGTGTCAATTCTTTATCTAATTTTGACAAGTTCataacagcttcttcgtcgatCTTGTCTCTTGACTTGACTTTTACCGATGAAATG CTTGTGCGTTGTAGCACCCTAAGATTTTCTCGACTTATAAAGTTATCTGTAGATCCAAGTAGATCCGACTGGGTGGAACCACTCTTACTTCTACTAGCAAATACTCCAAAACTTGAAGAACTTTTGGTAAATTAT GAATTTATCTATGACCTCGAGGATATCCCACTTTCATGGAATCAACCAAGTTCTATTCCTGGATGCTTGTCGTCAcatctaaaaatatttgaatggaGATACTATGGAcacagagaagaagaggaagaattCTTGACATACATCCTAGCCAATTCTAAGTGTTTAAAGACTGCGACAATCTCCCTCAAACCCATGTTAGATCCTGAACTAGAGCAAGATGCCATCATCGGAAAGTTGAAAGATATTCCTAGGGTTTCAACATCATCTCAACTTTTGGtcaattga
- the LOC106345679 gene encoding LOW QUALITY PROTEIN: putative 12-oxophytodienoate reductase-like protein 1 (The sequence of the model RefSeq protein was modified relative to this genomic sequence to represent the inferred CDS: inserted 1 base in 1 codon), which yields MENSATNQTIPLLTPFSMRNFNLSHRIVMAPMARMRSYGSIPQPHAALYYSERATPGGLLISEATGVSETAMAYHDMPGIWTKNQIEAWKPIVDAVHSNGAVFFCQLWHAGRVSHRDSQPNGDAPISSTDKPLADDSSNEFTPPIRLRIDEIPNVVNDFRLAARNAIEAGFDGVEIHGAHGYLIDQFMKDTVNDRTDCYGGSLENRCRFALEVIEAVTSEIGSDRVGVRLSPFANYMESGDTEPQKLGXFMAKSLNRFETLYCHMVEPRMKTASEVFECTESLTPMRKVFEGTFIVAGGYTREDGNKAVAEGRTDLVAYGRLFLANPDLPRRFQLDAPLNKYDRTSFYTSSDSVVGYTDYPFLETEP from the exons ATGGAGAACTctgcaaccaatcagaccatTCCCCTTCTCACACCATTCTCAATGAGAAACTTCAATCTTTCTCACAG AATAGTTATGGCGCCGATGGCGAGAATGAGATCATACGGCAGCATTCCACAACCTCACGCCGCCTTGTATTACTCAGAGAGAGCAACACCGGGAGGTCTTCTCATCAGCGAAGCCACCGGAGTTTCAGAAACCGCCATGGC gtatcatgaCATGCCAGGGATATGGACGAAAAACCAAATCGAAGCGTGGAAGCCTATTGTTGACGCCGTTCACTCTAACGGCGCCGTCTTCTTCTGTCAGCTCTGGCACGCCGGTCGCGTTTCTCATCGAG ATTCTCAGCCAAATGGTGATGCTCCAATCTCTTCTACAGACAAGCCTCTCGCCGACGATTCATCCAACGAGTTTACACCTCCGATACGGCTAAGAATCGACGAGATCCCGAACGTTGTAAATGATTTTCGTCTCGCTGCAAGAAACGCTATAGAAGCTGGTTTTGATGGAGTGGAGATCCATGGGGCACACGGGTACTTGATCGACCAGTTTATGAAGGACACCGTCAACGACCGAACTGATTGTTACGGCGGATCTCTCGAGAACCGATGCAGGTTCGCACTGGAAGTAATCGAAGCTGTGACGAGCGAGATCGGATCTGACCGCGTAGGAGTCAGACTCTCTCCCTTCGCTAACTACATGGAGTCGGGAGATACAGAGCCTCAAAAGCTAG GTTTCATGGCGAAGTCTCTGAATAGATTCGAGACGCTATACTGCCACATGGTTGAGCCGAGAATGAAAACAGCTAGTGAGGTTTTCGAATGCACGGAGTCGCTTACGCCGATGAGGAAGGTGTTCGAAGGAACGTTCATCGTCGCCGGAGGTTATACAAGGGAAGACGGAAACAAGGCGGTGGCGGAGGGAAGAACTGATCTGGTGGCGTATGGGAGACTGTTCTTGGCGAATCCAGATTTGCCAAGAAGATTTCAACTCGACGCGCCGCTGAATAAATACGACAGAACAAGTTTCTATACTTCTTCTGATTCTGTCGTGGGTTATACTGATTACCCTTTTCTTGAGACAGAACCTTAA
- the LOC125591684 gene encoding meiosis-specific protein ASY2-like: MVAEVVTGESLSTVSSRSALGVASSSTLAPSSPVKVPSSSTVAPSSPVEIPSSSTVAPSLPVEISRTFPDIPSSSMVAPRSAPGVVSLSLVALRSASGVVSTSMAVPSLISSVVSDSLSVKECGRDVEGTSLSLAMPSSTEPCCDEVGFSSLDGEFAREQLSLMVRKMELADGRKSWSEIAESVIFAEVGTLTGSEAEGRVSASLIEEGTEFLFDEHGTNLVAEPGVGGSRPSLKTPPVVLSSSSLVQKTMLETIREYEQMQLANSFLARESSSETTSSSDGSSYSSSHSEESADGADVANESDNVVGDDGRDDDVENVDVENDGVLGGAGDEQNGTGDVDVDEESEQDEFASDGDRAAVGDDDVGDRDGVDRRSNFSDEHDDFSDEQSGVSGSLEIIVVADGRDDADGSSDRRADVTDILRKIKQESLATSLAGSLDAFGDPCDYVKKKVRKARERPRSFIGPLVSPPDPSESFPSIVSEDTVKWILANCCRNGVIEARIPGEDERPWTVPDGWLCVYDFWFTEYHLWFPLPRLLLAYCDEHLIALAQLTPAAIRNIVAALFTAADIGVHMSLCLFERIAHITRCDKTDGDFYVSMKAGCGVVGERKRKTLCWIKKFFYVRIAPSSVPDVSDMSVPFRSSWNPYNGRHLVGVPLAPGDSECVEYFKETKARDWTVVRRSEVWRRIPFIDSACWRKMDLSEIPSLVDCFAGGSDDAPVVESGQCTAGVEPSAPARSIVVGLTSTTVPVPSAGVSGKEVVAAGGEKVVKKRVAAGHSPKNVPPSKSRKVVSSDVEPSLVVESPAAEKAAFEPFEHSFNGLSSGCGDLFKLFQSPGGVDGLPFDHGRRGEWYQEFARHLAVALKFANKLVVNQDEELEEVKAELEKTKAELASIEGKADSSEEIAALRGKYEAEKKVSSDALEEVQRLTAKIALETGRVKKRQAADLERFKK, from the exons ATGGTGGCTGAGGTCGTCACTGGTGAAAGTTTGTCGACGGTGTCTTCGAGGTCGGCTCTTGGTGTTGCGAGCTCGTCGACCTTGGCTCCGAGCTCGCCGGTGAAGGTCCCGAGTTCGTCGACGGTAGCTCCGAGCTCGCCGGTGGAGATCCCGAGCTCGTCGACGGTAGCTCCGAGCTTGCCGGTGGAGATCTCGCGCACATTTCCTGATATCCCGAGCTCGTCGATGGTTGCTCCGAGGTCGGCTCCTGGTGTTGTGAGCTTGTCGTTGGTGGCTCTGCGGTCGGCTTCCGGTGTTGTGAGCACGTCGATGGCAGTGCCGAGCTTGATTTCGTCTGTTGTATCAGATTCTTTGTCAGTGAAAGAATGTGGTCGAGATGTGGAGGGTACGAGCTTGTCGCTTGCTATGCCGAGCTCCACGGAGCCGTGTTGTGATGAAGTGGGGTTCAGTTCGTTGGATGGGGAGTTTGCTCGTGAGCAGCTGTCTTTGATGGTTCGTAAGATGGAGCTTGCTGATGGTCGCAAGTCGTGGTCGGAGATTGCTGAATCTGTTATTTTTGCTGAGGTAGGTACTCTTACGGGAAGCGAAGCAGAAGGTAGGGTAAGTGCGAGTTTGATCGAGGAAGGGACCGAGTTTCTTTTTGATGAGCACGGGACGAATTTGGTGGCGGAGCCTGGTGTTGGAGGGTCGAGACCATCTTTGAAAACGCCTCCTGTTGTCTTGAGTTCGTCATCTTTGGTGCAGAAGACTATGTTGGAAACTATCCGGGAATATGAGCAGATGCAGTTGGCAAACTCCTTTCTAGCGAGAGAGTCGTCGTCGGAAACTACAAGTTCCTCTGACGGTAGTTCGTACTCGAGTTCTCATAGTGAGGAATCTGCGGATGGTGCTGATGTTGCTAATGAATCTGATAACGTTGTTGGAGATGATGGACGAGATGATGACGTTGAAAACGTTGATGTTGAAAATGATGGTGTTCTGGGAGGCGCCGGTGATGAGCAGAATGGGACCGGTGACGTTGATGTTGATGAGGAAAGTGAGCAAGACGAGTTTGCTAGTGACGGTGATCGTGCCGCTGTTGGCGATGATGACGTGGGTGACCGAGATGGTGTAGATAGACGTAGTAATTTTAGTGATGAGCATGATGATTTTAGTGATGAGCAAAGCGGTGTTAGTGGTAGTCTAGAGATCATTGTTGTAGCTGATGGGAGGGATGATGCCGACGGAAGTAGTGATCGTCGAGCCGATGTTACtgatattttgagaaaaataaaacaagaaagcttGGCTACTTCCCTTGCTGGTTCACTTGATGCCTTTGGTGATCCTTGTGATTATGTGAAGAAAAAGGTCAGGAAGGCGAGGGAAAGGCCTAGGAGTTTCATAGGTCCTCTTGTTAGTCCTCCGGATCCATCGGAGTCATTTCCTTCTATTGTTAGTGAGGACACAGTTAAGTGGATCTTAGCCAACTGTTGCCGTAATGGAGTCATAGAAGCGCGTATCCCTGGCGAAGATGAACGTCCGTGGACGGTTCCCGATGGGTGGCTTTGTGTTTATGACTTCTGGTTCACCGAGTATCATTTGTGGTTTCCCCTCCCGAGGTTGCTGCTGGCGTATTGTGATGAACATCTTATTGCACTCGCTCAGCTTACTCCTGCTGCTATCCGAAACATAGTTGCAGCTTTGTTCACAGCCGCGGATATTGGTGTTCACATGAGCCTATGCTTGTTTGAACGTATCGCGCATATTACTCGGTGTGATAAAACGGACGGGGATTTTTACGTGTCAATGAAGGCTGGCTGTGGTGTTGTTGGGGAGAGGAAGAGAAAAACGTTATGTTGGATTAAGAAGTTTTTTTATGTTCGAATTGCGCCTTCGTCGGTCCCTGATGTTTCTGATATGAGTGTCCCTTTTAGGAGTAGTTGGAATCCTTACAATG GTCGTCATTTAGTTGGTGTTCCTCTTGCTCCTGGTGATAGTGAGTGCGTGGAATACTTCAAGGAGACGAAGGCTCGGGATTGGACTGTGGTGAGGCGGTCGGAGGTTTGGCGGCGCATCCCGTTTATTGACTCAG cTTGTTGGAGAAAGATGGATTTGAGCGAGATTCCGAGTTTGGTTGACTGTTTTGCTGGGGGTAGTGACGATGCCCCTGTTGTGGAGTCTGGTCAGTGTACCGCCGGTGTGGAGCCTTCGGCACCTGCTCGTAGTATTGTTGTGGGTCTTACTAGTACGACAGTTCCTGTCCCGTCCGCTGGTGTTTCTGGAAAGGAAGTTGTTGCTGCGGGAGGCGAGAAGGTTGTGAAGAAGAGAGTTGCCGCTGGTCATTCGCCAAAAAACGTGCCCCCTTCAAAATCTCGCAAAGTTGTGAGCTCTGATGTTGAGCCGTCTTTGGTGGTTGAGTCGCCTGCTGCGGAGAAGGCTGCCTTTGAACCGTTTGAACATTCGTTCAATGGTTTGTCCTCGGGATGTGGTGATCTTTTTAAGTTGTTTCAATCGCCTGGTGGCGTTGATGGTTTGCCTTTTGACCACGGCAGGCGCGGTGAGTGGTATCAGGAGTTCGCTCGTCACTTGGCTGTT GCTTTAAAATTTGCGAACAAATTGGTGGTTAATCAGGATGAAGAGcttgaagaggtgaaggcaGAGCTTGAAAAAACGAAGGCTGAGCTTGCTTCTATTGAGGGCAAGGCTGATAGTTCTGAGGAAATAGCGGCTCTGCGCGGTAAGTATGAGGCTGAGAAGAAAGTGTCGTCAGATGCATTGGAAGAAGTTCAAAGACTCACTGCAAAAATAGCTCTGGAAACTGGACGGGTGAAGAAGCGTCAAGCGGCCGACTTGGAGCGTTTTAAGAAGTAA